One Streptomyces sp. NBC_00223 genomic window carries:
- a CDS encoding IS3 family transposase (programmed frameshift) produces MARPSPYPAELRRRAVRMVAEVRPDYETEWAAMKAVAGKLGIGAAETVRQWVRRDQIDSGTRPGTTTEESAQVKALKKEVAELRRANEILKAASGFLRGRARPATSSLVTFIDEHRDRFGGVEPICTVLTEHGLSIAPSTYYAAKVRPPSARAVRDAELKVLVQEVFEANYRVYGARKIWHHLRRQGHQVARCTVERLMRELGITGAVRGKRIVTTVQDRAAERAPDLVDRDFVAKAPNRTWVADFTHVAAWAGTVYVAFVVDTFSRRIVGWSAATTKHTELVLAAVEMGLWQRDREGSRHQHGQLVHHSDAGSQYTSFALAEHLQREGIAASIGSVGDAYDNALMESTIGLFKTELIKPRRPWRTLADVELATAEWVDWYNHHRLHGEIGHIPPAEYEANYHQTDKKHQVTVKI; encoded by the exons ATGGCACGTCCTTCCCCTTATCCCGCTGAGCTTCGGCGTCGTGCGGTGCGCATGGTCGCCGAGGTACGGCCGGACTACGAGACCGAGTGGGCCGCGATGAAGGCCGTCGCGGGCAAGCTCGGCATCGGCGCGGCCGAGACGGTGCGGCAGTGGGTCCGCCGGGACCAGATCGACTCCGGGACCCGGCCCGGGACGACGACGGAGGAATCCGCCCAGGTCAAAGCCCTGAAGAAAGAAGTCGCAGAGCTCAGGCGGGCGAACGAGATCCTCAAGGCGGCCTCGG GCTTTCTTCGCGGCCGAGCTCGACCGGCCACATCTTCGCTCGTGACGTTCATCGACGAGCACCGCGACCGCTTCGGCGGCGTCGAGCCGATCTGCACCGTGCTCACCGAGCACGGCCTCAGCATCGCGCCCTCCACCTACTACGCCGCCAAGGTCCGCCCGCCCTCGGCGCGTGCAGTGCGCGACGCGGAACTGAAAGTCCTGGTCCAGGAGGTGTTCGAGGCCAACTACCGTGTCTACGGAGCCCGCAAGATCTGGCACCACCTTCGCCGGCAGGGCCACCAGGTCGCCCGCTGCACGGTCGAGCGGCTGATGCGCGAACTCGGCATCACCGGAGCCGTCCGCGGGAAGAGGATCGTCACCACTGTCCAGGACCGGGCGGCCGAGCGGGCCCCGGACCTGGTCGACCGCGACTTCGTCGCCAAGGCTCCGAACCGGACCTGGGTCGCGGACTTCACCCATGTCGCGGCCTGGGCCGGCACGGTCTATGTCGCTTTCGTCGTCGACACTTTCTCCCGCCGCATCGTCGGCTGGTCCGCGGCTACCACCAAACACACCGAACTCGTCCTGGCCGCGGTGGAAATGGGCCTGTGGCAGCGCGACCGGGAAGGCAGCCGCCACCAGCACGGCCAACTGGTACACCACAGCGACGCCGGGTCGCAATACACCTCTTTCGCCCTCGCTGAACACCTTCAGCGGGAGGGCATCGCCGCCTCCATCGGATCCGTCGGCGACGCATACGACAACGCCCTGATGGAATCCACGATCGGCCTGTTCAAGACCGAACTGATCAAGCCCCGCCGGCCATGGCGAACCCTGGCCGACGTCGAACTGGCCACCGCCGAATGGGTCGACTGGTACAACCACCACCGCCTGCACGGTGAAATAGGCCACATCCCGCCCGCAGAATACGAAGCCAACTACCACCAGACCGACAAGAAACACCAGGTCACAGTCAAGATCTAG